The following coding sequences lie in one Panicum virgatum strain AP13 chromosome 6N, P.virgatum_v5, whole genome shotgun sequence genomic window:
- the LOC120679162 gene encoding xyloglucan endotransglucosylase/hydrolase protein 24-like, whose translation MGQARAQLLASLAAIYLILAIPHVTGGLTDDLEIMWGNAKVVTDSSGQQAIALTLDRSTSSAFRSKKTCQFCRIDVEIKLVPGNSAGTVTTFYMITEGAWQYHDEIDIEFLGNSTGQPYTMHTNMYARGQGGREKQYKFDFDPTQDYHKYTIIWNKDWILFLVDDKLYRQIKNNQMYGAPYPYYYPMRVYATIWNADNWATQGGQVKTDWSQAPFTAYFRNYRAISCPQYENNPLCLPASGWFNQELDESRKQQMTQVDSNNKIYDYCKDPKRYKNGPPPRECGLN comes from the exons ATGGGGCAGGCTAGGGCTCAACTCCTAGCCTCCCTAGCGGCTATCTACCTCATCCTAGCCATCCCCCATGTCACCGGTGGCCTGACCGATGACCTCGAGATAATGTGGGGCAACGCAAAGGTGGTCACTGACAGCTCCGGCCAACAGGCCATTGCGCTGACTCTTGACCGCTCAACTAGCTCTGCGTTCCGGTCGAAGAAGACATGCCAATTTTGCAGGATCGATGTGGAGATCAAGCTCGTCCCAGGGAACTCAGCTGGCACTGTTACCACGTTTTAT ATGATAACAGAGGGGGCATGGCAGTACCATGACGAGATCGACATCGAGTTTTTGGGAAACAGCACTGGGCAGCCCTACACCATGCACACTAACATGTATGCCAGAGGACAAGGTGGCAGAGAGAAGCAGTACAAGTTTGATTTTGATCCAACTCAAGATTACCACAAGTACACCATCATCTGGAATAAAGACTGGATCTT ATTTCTTGTCGATGACAAGCTGTACCGGCAGATCAAGAACAACCAGATGTACGGTGCCCCGTACCCATACTATTATCCAATGAGGGTGTATGCCACCATCTGGAACGCCGACAACTGGGCAACACAAGGCGGGCAGGTCAAGACCGACTGGTCACAGGCGCCCTTCACGGCATACTTCCGGAACTACAGGGCCATCTCATGCCCCCAATACGAGAACAACCCCTTGTGTCTCCCAGCCTCCGGTTGGTTTAACCAGGAGCTGGATGAGTCACGGAAACAGCAAATGACGCAGGTGGACTCCAACAACAAGATATATGATTACTGCAAAGACCCCAAGAGGTACAAGAATGGGCCGCCTCCAAGGGAGTGTGGGTTAAATTAA
- the LOC120677989 gene encoding probable xyloglucan endotransglucosylase/hydrolase protein 23 produces MRQARILAALYFILTIPPAISDMTDSIEMMWGNTQVLYDSAGHQTMSLTLDQWTTSAFRSKSQYLFGRFDIDIKLVPKESAGTVTTVYMVTEGPWQYHDEIDLEFLGNATGEPYTLHTNIYAKGKGGREKQYRLWFDPTEDFNTYSIIWNPHMILILVNGKPIRQMKNQMRDDTPFPLNQPMRMYASIWNAEDWATQGGRIKTDWSQAPFTAFFRNYTANACVPYNRAWICGQGSGDSSWFNQELDEEGQQKLKDVDGKNKIYDYCTDSRRFPDGYPPECASQ; encoded by the exons ATGAGGCAGGCTAGGATCCTAGCAGCTTTGTATTTCATCCTAACCATCCCCCCAGCAATTAGCGACATGACTGACAGCATTGAAATGATGTGGGGCAATACACAGGTGCTCTATGATAGCGCTGGCCACCAAACCATGTCACTGACCCTTGACCAGTGGACGACTTCAGCATTCCGCTCAAAGAGCCAGTACCTCTTTGGGAGGTTCGACATTGACATCAAGCTTGTCCCCAAGGAATCTGCTGGCACGGTCACCACAGTATAT ATGGTAACAGAGGGGCCATGGCAGTACCATGATGAGATCGACCTTGAGTTCTTGGGGAACGCCACCGGTGAACCATACACCCTTCACACAAACATCTATGCCAAAGGAAAAGGTGGCCGAGAAAAGCAGTACCGTCTTTGGTTTGATCCCACTGAAGACTTCAATACTTACTCCATCATCTGGAACCCACACATGATCTT AATACTTGTCAATGGCAAACCAATCCGGCAGATGAAGAATCAGATGAGGGATGACACTCCCTTCCCACTCAATCAGCCTATGAGGATGTATGCCAGCATATGGAATGCTGAGGATTGGGCAACGCAGGGTGGACGCATCAAAACTGACTGGTCACAGGCGCCATTCACAGCATTCTTCCGGAACTACACTGCCAACGCTTGTGTCCCATACAATAGAGCCTGGATTTGCGGCCAGGGTTCTGGTGATAGCAGTTGGTTTAACCAGGAGTTGGATGAGGAGGGGCAGCAGAAACTGAAGGATGTGGATGGTAAAAACAAGATATATGACTACTGCACCGACTCAAGGAGGTTTCCTGATGGATACCCCCCAGAATGTGCATCGCAGTAG